In Ahaetulla prasina isolate Xishuangbanna chromosome 6, ASM2864084v1, whole genome shotgun sequence, a single window of DNA contains:
- the TNKS2 gene encoding poly [ADP-ribose] polymerase tankyrase-2 isoform X3, protein MAGRRGAGGGGALAAGPLGEMLQQSPSCCVGGAASEPARELFEACRNGDVERVKRLVRPENVNGRDTAGRKSSPLHFAAGFGRRDVVEYLLQSGSNVHARDDGGLIPLHNACSFGHAEVVNLLLRHGADPNARDNWNYTPLHEAAIKGKIDVCIVLLQHGADPSIRNTDGRTALDLADPSAKAVLTGEYKKDELLESARSGNEEKLMALLTPLNVNCHASDGRKSTPLHLAAGYNRVKIVQLLLQHGADVHAKDKGDLVPLHNACSYGHYEVTELLVKHGACVNAMDLWQFTPLHEAASKNRVEVCSLLLSYGADPTLLNCHNKSTIDLAPTPQLKERLAYEFKGHSLLQAARESDVNRVKKHLSLEIVNFKHPQTHETPLHCAAASPYPKRKQVCELLLRKGANINEKTKDFLTPLHMASEKAHNDVVEVVVKHEAKGFTASQMGNESIQQLLQEGVPLGNSEADRQLLEAAKAGDVDTVKKLCTTQSVNCRDIEGRQSTPLHFAAGYNRVSVVEYLLQHGADVHAKDKGGLVPLHNACSYGHYEVAELLVKHGAIVNVADLWKFTPLHEAAAKGKYEICKLLLQHGADPTKKNRDGNTPLDLVKDGDTDIQDLLRGDAALLDAAKKGCLARMKKLCSPDNVNCRDTQGRHSTPLHLAAGYNNLEVAEYLLQHGADVNAQDKGGLIPLHNAASYGHVDVAALLIKYNACVNATDKWAFTPLHEAAQKGRTQLCALLLAHGADPTLKNQEGQTPLDLVTADDVSSLLAAAMPLSALPSCYKPQVINVSQNTGTSADSLSSIPSSPSNLSAASSLDSLSGSFSELSVVNTNGAEGASSLEKKEVLNVDFSINQFVRNLGLEHLIDILEREQITLDVLVEMGHRELKEIGINAYGHRHKIIKGVERLISGQQGLNPYLTLNTSGSGTILIDLSPDDKEFQSVEDEMQSTVREHRDGGHAGGIFNRYNILKIQKVCNKKLWERYTHRRKEVSEENHNHANERMLFHGSPFVNAIIHKGFDERHAYIGGMFGAGIYFAENSSKSNQYVYGIGGGTGCPIHKDRSCYICHRQLLFCRVTLGKSFLQFSAMKMAHSPPGHHSVTGRPSVNGLALAEYVIYRGEQAYPEYLITYQIVKPEIVTEA, encoded by the exons ATGGCCGGGCGGCGGGGCGCGGGGGGCGGCGGGGCGTTGGCGGCGGGTCCCTTGGGGGAAATGCTGCAGCAGTCGCCTTCGTGCTGCGTTGGGGGAGCCGCGTCGGAGCCCGCCCGCGAGCTCTTCGAGGCTTGCCGGAATGGCGACGTGGAGCGCGTGAAGCGGCTGGTGAGGCCCGAGAACGTCAACGGCAGAGACACGGCCGGCAGGAAGTCCAGCCCCCTCCATTTCGCCGCag gTTTTGGTCGGCGAGATGTAGTCGAATACTTGCTTCAGAGTGGTTCTAATGTACATGCACGAGATGATGGAGGACTCATTCCACTTCATAATGCTTGCTCATTTGGTCATGCTGAAGTTGTCAATCTTCTCCTGCGCCATGGTGCAGATCCTAATGCAAGAGATAATTGGAATTATACTCCTCTTCATGAAGCTGCCATCAAAGGCAAAATTGATGTCTGCATAG TATTGTTGCAGCATGGTGCTGATCCGAGTATCCGTAATACTGATGGAAGAACAGCCCTTGACTTAGCAGATCCATCAGCAAAGGCAGTGCTTACAG GTGAATACAAGAAAGATGAACTATTGGAAAGTGCCAG gagtggaaatgaagaaaaattaaTGGCTCTTCTAACGCCATTAAATGTCAATTGCCATGCAAGCGATGGTAGAAAG TCAACTCCATTACACTTAGCTGCTGGCTATAACCGTGTTAAAATAGTGCAGCTATTATTACAACATGGAGCAGATGTTCATGCAAAGGATAAAGG AGATCTGGTGCCTCTTCACAACGCCTGTTCTTATGGGCACTATGAAGTAACAGAACTTTTAGTAAAG CATGGAGCCTGTGTAAATGCAATGGATTTATGGCAGTTCACTCCTCTTCATGAAGCAGCTTCTAAGAACAGAGTAGAAGTGTGCTCCCTCTTGCTGAGTTACGGTGCTGACCCTACACTGTTAAACTGCCATAATAAAAGTACAATTGATTTGGCCCCTACACCTCAGTTAAAAGAACGATTGGCAT ATGAATTCAAAGGCCATTCGTTACTACAGGCTGCAAGGGAATCAGATGTGAATCGTGTAAAAAAGCATCTCTCTCTTGAAATTGTCAATTTCAAACATCCTCAGACTCACGAAACTCCTTTG CACTGTGCTGCTGCATCTCCATATCCTAAGCGAAAGCAAGTCTGCGAGTTACTTCTAAGAAAAGGAGCCAACATCAACGAAAAGACAAAAGA ctTCCTGACACCTCTTCATATGGCATCAGAAAAAGCTCATAATGATGTTGTTGAAGTAGTTGTGAAGCATGAAGCAAAG GGTTTCACAGCCTCTCAGATGGGAAATGAAAGCATTCAGCAGTTGCTACAAG AAGGTGTTCCTTTGGGCAATTCAGAAGCCGATCGACAGTTATTGGAAGCAGCAAAGGCAGGAGATGTAGACACAGTAAAG AAGTTATGCACAACGCAGAGTGTGAATTGCCGGGATATTGAAGGGCGTCAGTCCACACCGCTTCACTTTGCAGCAGGATACAATAGAGTGTCTGTAGTTGAATATCTTTTGCAGCATGGGGCTGATGTCCACGCAAAAGACAAAGG TGGCCTAGTTCCTTTGCACAATGCTTGTTCTTATGGACACTATGAAGTGGCAGAACTTCTTGTTAAACATGGTGCTATTGTGAACGTGGCTGATTTGTGGAAATTTACTCCTTTGCATGAAGCTGCAGCAAAAGGAAAATATGAAATTTGTAAACTACTGTTACAG CATGGTGCTGACCCTACAAAGAAGAACAGAGATGGAAATACCCCATTAGACCTTGTTAAAGATGGTGATACAGATATTCAAGATCTCCTTAGAGGAGATGCAGCTTTGCTTGATGCTGCAAAGAAGGGCTGTTTGGCTAGGATGAAAAAATTGTGTTCCCCTGATAATGTCAACTGTCGTGATACACAAGGCCGacattctactccactccatttAGCAG CTGGTTACAACAATTTGGAAGTTGCTGAGTACTTATTACAGCACGGCGCTGATGTAAATGCACAGGACAAAGGAGGTTTAATACCTTTACATAACGCAGCATCCTACGGG cATGTAGATGTAGCAGCTTTGCTTATAAAGTATAATGCGTGTGTAAATGCTACAGACAAATGGGCTTTCACACCTTTGCATGAAGCAGCCCAGAAAGGAAGGACACAGCTTTGTGCCTTATTATTGGCCCATGGAGCTGATCCTACTCTGAAAAACCAGGAAGGACAAACACCATTAGACCTAGTCACC gcAGATGATGTTAGCTCACTCTTGGCAGCTGCCATGCCACTTTCTGCCTTGCCATCTTGTTATAAGCCTCAGGTTATAAATGTGTCTCAGAATACAGGGACGTCAGCTGATTCACTTTCTTCCATTCCGTCCAGTCCATCTAATTTGTCAGCTGCCAGTAGTCTGGACAGCTTGTCGGGTAGCTTTTCTGAACTCTCAGTTGTTAATACAAACGGTGCTGAAGGAGCCTCTAgtttggaaaagaaagaag TTCTCAATGTAGATTTTAGCATCAATCAATTTGTAAGAAATCTTGGACTTGAACATTTGATTGACATACTTGAAAGAGAGCAG ATAACTTTGGATGTCCTTGTTGAAATGGGGCACAGAGAATTAAAGGAAATTGGAATTAATGCTTATGGTCATAGacacaaaataataaaaggagTTGAGAGGCTGATCTCTGGACAGCAAG GTCTTAATCCATATCTAACATTGAATACTTCGGGTAGTGGGACAATCCTTATAGATCTCTCTCCAGATGATAAAGAGTTTCAGTCGGTGGAGGATGAG ATGCAAAGCACTGTACGAGAACATAGAGATGGTGGCCATGCTGGTGGAATTTTCAACAGATACAACATCTTAAAG ATACAAAAAGTATGTAACAAAAAGCTTTGGGAAAGATACACTCACAGGAGGAAAGAGGTTTCTGAAGAGAATCATAATCATGCTAATGAAAGGATGTTGTTTCATG gcTCTCCTTTTGTGAATGCAATTATTCACAAAGGCTTTGATGAGAGGCATGCTTACATTGGAGGAATGTTTGGAGCAGGAATTTATTTTGCTGAAAATTCTTCCAAAAGCAACCAGTATGTCTATGGTATTGGTGGCGGCACAGGTTGCCCCATTCATAAAGACAGGTCTTGTTACATCTGCCATAG
- the TNKS2 gene encoding poly [ADP-ribose] polymerase tankyrase-2 isoform X1: MAGRRGAGGGGALAAGPLGEMLQQSPSCCVGGAASEPARELFEACRNGDVERVKRLVRPENVNGRDTAGRKSSPLHFAAGFGRRDVVEYLLQSGSNVHARDDGGLIPLHNACSFGHAEVVNLLLRHGADPNARDNWNYTPLHEAAIKGKIDVCIVLLQHGADPSIRNTDGRTALDLADPSAKAVLTGEYKKDELLESARSGNEEKLMALLTPLNVNCHASDGRKSTPLHLAAGYNRVKIVQLLLQHGADVHAKDKGDLVPLHNACSYGHYEVTELLVKHGACVNAMDLWQFTPLHEAASKNRVEVCSLLLSYGADPTLLNCHNKSTIDLAPTPQLKERLAYEFKGHSLLQAARESDVNRVKKHLSLEIVNFKHPQTHETPLHCAAASPYPKRKQVCELLLRKGANINEKTKDFLTPLHMASEKAHNDVVEVVVKHEAKVNALDNLGQTSLHRAAHCGHLQTCRLLLSFGCDPSIISLQGFTASQMGNESIQQLLQEGVPLGNSEADRQLLEAAKAGDVDTVKKLCTTQSVNCRDIEGRQSTPLHFAAGYNRVSVVEYLLQHGADVHAKDKGGLVPLHNACSYGHYEVAELLVKHGAIVNVADLWKFTPLHEAAAKGKYEICKLLLQHGADPTKKNRDGNTPLDLVKDGDTDIQDLLRGDAALLDAAKKGCLARMKKLCSPDNVNCRDTQGRHSTPLHLAAGYNNLEVAEYLLQHGADVNAQDKGGLIPLHNAASYGHVDVAALLIKYNACVNATDKWAFTPLHEAAQKGRTQLCALLLAHGADPTLKNQEGQTPLDLVTADDVSSLLAAAMPLSALPSCYKPQVINVSQNTGTSADSLSSIPSSPSNLSAASSLDSLSGSFSELSVVNTNGAEGASSLEKKEVLNVDFSINQFVRNLGLEHLIDILEREQITLDVLVEMGHRELKEIGINAYGHRHKIIKGVERLISGQQGLNPYLTLNTSGSGTILIDLSPDDKEFQSVEDEMQSTVREHRDGGHAGGIFNRYNILKIQKVCNKKLWERYTHRRKEVSEENHNHANERMLFHGSPFVNAIIHKGFDERHAYIGGMFGAGIYFAENSSKSNQYVYGIGGGTGCPIHKDRSCYICHRQLLFCRVTLGKSFLQFSAMKMAHSPPGHHSVTGRPSVNGLALAEYVIYRGEQAYPEYLITYQIVKPEIVTEA; encoded by the exons ATGGCCGGGCGGCGGGGCGCGGGGGGCGGCGGGGCGTTGGCGGCGGGTCCCTTGGGGGAAATGCTGCAGCAGTCGCCTTCGTGCTGCGTTGGGGGAGCCGCGTCGGAGCCCGCCCGCGAGCTCTTCGAGGCTTGCCGGAATGGCGACGTGGAGCGCGTGAAGCGGCTGGTGAGGCCCGAGAACGTCAACGGCAGAGACACGGCCGGCAGGAAGTCCAGCCCCCTCCATTTCGCCGCag gTTTTGGTCGGCGAGATGTAGTCGAATACTTGCTTCAGAGTGGTTCTAATGTACATGCACGAGATGATGGAGGACTCATTCCACTTCATAATGCTTGCTCATTTGGTCATGCTGAAGTTGTCAATCTTCTCCTGCGCCATGGTGCAGATCCTAATGCAAGAGATAATTGGAATTATACTCCTCTTCATGAAGCTGCCATCAAAGGCAAAATTGATGTCTGCATAG TATTGTTGCAGCATGGTGCTGATCCGAGTATCCGTAATACTGATGGAAGAACAGCCCTTGACTTAGCAGATCCATCAGCAAAGGCAGTGCTTACAG GTGAATACAAGAAAGATGAACTATTGGAAAGTGCCAG gagtggaaatgaagaaaaattaaTGGCTCTTCTAACGCCATTAAATGTCAATTGCCATGCAAGCGATGGTAGAAAG TCAACTCCATTACACTTAGCTGCTGGCTATAACCGTGTTAAAATAGTGCAGCTATTATTACAACATGGAGCAGATGTTCATGCAAAGGATAAAGG AGATCTGGTGCCTCTTCACAACGCCTGTTCTTATGGGCACTATGAAGTAACAGAACTTTTAGTAAAG CATGGAGCCTGTGTAAATGCAATGGATTTATGGCAGTTCACTCCTCTTCATGAAGCAGCTTCTAAGAACAGAGTAGAAGTGTGCTCCCTCTTGCTGAGTTACGGTGCTGACCCTACACTGTTAAACTGCCATAATAAAAGTACAATTGATTTGGCCCCTACACCTCAGTTAAAAGAACGATTGGCAT ATGAATTCAAAGGCCATTCGTTACTACAGGCTGCAAGGGAATCAGATGTGAATCGTGTAAAAAAGCATCTCTCTCTTGAAATTGTCAATTTCAAACATCCTCAGACTCACGAAACTCCTTTG CACTGTGCTGCTGCATCTCCATATCCTAAGCGAAAGCAAGTCTGCGAGTTACTTCTAAGAAAAGGAGCCAACATCAACGAAAAGACAAAAGA ctTCCTGACACCTCTTCATATGGCATCAGAAAAAGCTCATAATGATGTTGTTGAAGTAGTTGTGAAGCATGAAGCAAAG GTCAATGCTCTGGATAATCTTGGCCAGACATCTTTGCATAGAGCAGCGCACTGTGGCCACTTACAGACATGCCGGTTGTTGTTGAGTTTTGGCTGTGATCCCTCCATTATATCACTGCAGGGTTTCACAGCCTCTCAGATGGGAAATGAAAGCATTCAGCAGTTGCTACAAG AAGGTGTTCCTTTGGGCAATTCAGAAGCCGATCGACAGTTATTGGAAGCAGCAAAGGCAGGAGATGTAGACACAGTAAAG AAGTTATGCACAACGCAGAGTGTGAATTGCCGGGATATTGAAGGGCGTCAGTCCACACCGCTTCACTTTGCAGCAGGATACAATAGAGTGTCTGTAGTTGAATATCTTTTGCAGCATGGGGCTGATGTCCACGCAAAAGACAAAGG TGGCCTAGTTCCTTTGCACAATGCTTGTTCTTATGGACACTATGAAGTGGCAGAACTTCTTGTTAAACATGGTGCTATTGTGAACGTGGCTGATTTGTGGAAATTTACTCCTTTGCATGAAGCTGCAGCAAAAGGAAAATATGAAATTTGTAAACTACTGTTACAG CATGGTGCTGACCCTACAAAGAAGAACAGAGATGGAAATACCCCATTAGACCTTGTTAAAGATGGTGATACAGATATTCAAGATCTCCTTAGAGGAGATGCAGCTTTGCTTGATGCTGCAAAGAAGGGCTGTTTGGCTAGGATGAAAAAATTGTGTTCCCCTGATAATGTCAACTGTCGTGATACACAAGGCCGacattctactccactccatttAGCAG CTGGTTACAACAATTTGGAAGTTGCTGAGTACTTATTACAGCACGGCGCTGATGTAAATGCACAGGACAAAGGAGGTTTAATACCTTTACATAACGCAGCATCCTACGGG cATGTAGATGTAGCAGCTTTGCTTATAAAGTATAATGCGTGTGTAAATGCTACAGACAAATGGGCTTTCACACCTTTGCATGAAGCAGCCCAGAAAGGAAGGACACAGCTTTGTGCCTTATTATTGGCCCATGGAGCTGATCCTACTCTGAAAAACCAGGAAGGACAAACACCATTAGACCTAGTCACC gcAGATGATGTTAGCTCACTCTTGGCAGCTGCCATGCCACTTTCTGCCTTGCCATCTTGTTATAAGCCTCAGGTTATAAATGTGTCTCAGAATACAGGGACGTCAGCTGATTCACTTTCTTCCATTCCGTCCAGTCCATCTAATTTGTCAGCTGCCAGTAGTCTGGACAGCTTGTCGGGTAGCTTTTCTGAACTCTCAGTTGTTAATACAAACGGTGCTGAAGGAGCCTCTAgtttggaaaagaaagaag TTCTCAATGTAGATTTTAGCATCAATCAATTTGTAAGAAATCTTGGACTTGAACATTTGATTGACATACTTGAAAGAGAGCAG ATAACTTTGGATGTCCTTGTTGAAATGGGGCACAGAGAATTAAAGGAAATTGGAATTAATGCTTATGGTCATAGacacaaaataataaaaggagTTGAGAGGCTGATCTCTGGACAGCAAG GTCTTAATCCATATCTAACATTGAATACTTCGGGTAGTGGGACAATCCTTATAGATCTCTCTCCAGATGATAAAGAGTTTCAGTCGGTGGAGGATGAG ATGCAAAGCACTGTACGAGAACATAGAGATGGTGGCCATGCTGGTGGAATTTTCAACAGATACAACATCTTAAAG ATACAAAAAGTATGTAACAAAAAGCTTTGGGAAAGATACACTCACAGGAGGAAAGAGGTTTCTGAAGAGAATCATAATCATGCTAATGAAAGGATGTTGTTTCATG gcTCTCCTTTTGTGAATGCAATTATTCACAAAGGCTTTGATGAGAGGCATGCTTACATTGGAGGAATGTTTGGAGCAGGAATTTATTTTGCTGAAAATTCTTCCAAAAGCAACCAGTATGTCTATGGTATTGGTGGCGGCACAGGTTGCCCCATTCATAAAGACAGGTCTTGTTACATCTGCCATAG
- the TNKS2 gene encoding poly [ADP-ribose] polymerase tankyrase-2 isoform X2, translated as MAGRRGAGGGGALAAGPLGEMLQQSPSCCVGGAASEPARELFEACRNGDVERVKRLVRPENVNGRDTAGRKSSPLHFAAGFGRRDVVEYLLQSGSNVHARDDGGLIPLHNACSFGHAEVVNLLLRHGADPNARDNWNYTPLHEAAIKGKIDVCIVLLQHGADPSIRNTDGRTALDLADPSAKAVLTGEYKKDELLESARSGNEEKLMALLTPLNVNCHASDGRKSTPLHLAAGYNRVKIVQLLLQHGADVHAKDKGDLVPLHNACSYGHYEVTELLVKHGACVNAMDLWQFTPLHEAASKNRVEVCSLLLSYGADPTLLNCHNKSTIDLAPTPQLKERLAYEFKGHSLLQAARESDVNRVKKHLSLEIVNFKHPQTHETPLHCAAASPYPKRKQVCELLLRKGANINEKTKDFLTPLHMASEKAHNDVVEVVVKHEAKVNALDNLGQTSLHRAAHCGHLQTCRLLLSFGCDPSIISLQGFTASQMGNESIQQLLQGVPLGNSEADRQLLEAAKAGDVDTVKKLCTTQSVNCRDIEGRQSTPLHFAAGYNRVSVVEYLLQHGADVHAKDKGGLVPLHNACSYGHYEVAELLVKHGAIVNVADLWKFTPLHEAAAKGKYEICKLLLQHGADPTKKNRDGNTPLDLVKDGDTDIQDLLRGDAALLDAAKKGCLARMKKLCSPDNVNCRDTQGRHSTPLHLAAGYNNLEVAEYLLQHGADVNAQDKGGLIPLHNAASYGHVDVAALLIKYNACVNATDKWAFTPLHEAAQKGRTQLCALLLAHGADPTLKNQEGQTPLDLVTADDVSSLLAAAMPLSALPSCYKPQVINVSQNTGTSADSLSSIPSSPSNLSAASSLDSLSGSFSELSVVNTNGAEGASSLEKKEVLNVDFSINQFVRNLGLEHLIDILEREQITLDVLVEMGHRELKEIGINAYGHRHKIIKGVERLISGQQGLNPYLTLNTSGSGTILIDLSPDDKEFQSVEDEMQSTVREHRDGGHAGGIFNRYNILKIQKVCNKKLWERYTHRRKEVSEENHNHANERMLFHGSPFVNAIIHKGFDERHAYIGGMFGAGIYFAENSSKSNQYVYGIGGGTGCPIHKDRSCYICHRQLLFCRVTLGKSFLQFSAMKMAHSPPGHHSVTGRPSVNGLALAEYVIYRGEQAYPEYLITYQIVKPEIVTEA; from the exons ATGGCCGGGCGGCGGGGCGCGGGGGGCGGCGGGGCGTTGGCGGCGGGTCCCTTGGGGGAAATGCTGCAGCAGTCGCCTTCGTGCTGCGTTGGGGGAGCCGCGTCGGAGCCCGCCCGCGAGCTCTTCGAGGCTTGCCGGAATGGCGACGTGGAGCGCGTGAAGCGGCTGGTGAGGCCCGAGAACGTCAACGGCAGAGACACGGCCGGCAGGAAGTCCAGCCCCCTCCATTTCGCCGCag gTTTTGGTCGGCGAGATGTAGTCGAATACTTGCTTCAGAGTGGTTCTAATGTACATGCACGAGATGATGGAGGACTCATTCCACTTCATAATGCTTGCTCATTTGGTCATGCTGAAGTTGTCAATCTTCTCCTGCGCCATGGTGCAGATCCTAATGCAAGAGATAATTGGAATTATACTCCTCTTCATGAAGCTGCCATCAAAGGCAAAATTGATGTCTGCATAG TATTGTTGCAGCATGGTGCTGATCCGAGTATCCGTAATACTGATGGAAGAACAGCCCTTGACTTAGCAGATCCATCAGCAAAGGCAGTGCTTACAG GTGAATACAAGAAAGATGAACTATTGGAAAGTGCCAG gagtggaaatgaagaaaaattaaTGGCTCTTCTAACGCCATTAAATGTCAATTGCCATGCAAGCGATGGTAGAAAG TCAACTCCATTACACTTAGCTGCTGGCTATAACCGTGTTAAAATAGTGCAGCTATTATTACAACATGGAGCAGATGTTCATGCAAAGGATAAAGG AGATCTGGTGCCTCTTCACAACGCCTGTTCTTATGGGCACTATGAAGTAACAGAACTTTTAGTAAAG CATGGAGCCTGTGTAAATGCAATGGATTTATGGCAGTTCACTCCTCTTCATGAAGCAGCTTCTAAGAACAGAGTAGAAGTGTGCTCCCTCTTGCTGAGTTACGGTGCTGACCCTACACTGTTAAACTGCCATAATAAAAGTACAATTGATTTGGCCCCTACACCTCAGTTAAAAGAACGATTGGCAT ATGAATTCAAAGGCCATTCGTTACTACAGGCTGCAAGGGAATCAGATGTGAATCGTGTAAAAAAGCATCTCTCTCTTGAAATTGTCAATTTCAAACATCCTCAGACTCACGAAACTCCTTTG CACTGTGCTGCTGCATCTCCATATCCTAAGCGAAAGCAAGTCTGCGAGTTACTTCTAAGAAAAGGAGCCAACATCAACGAAAAGACAAAAGA ctTCCTGACACCTCTTCATATGGCATCAGAAAAAGCTCATAATGATGTTGTTGAAGTAGTTGTGAAGCATGAAGCAAAG GTCAATGCTCTGGATAATCTTGGCCAGACATCTTTGCATAGAGCAGCGCACTGTGGCCACTTACAGACATGCCGGTTGTTGTTGAGTTTTGGCTGTGATCCCTCCATTATATCACTGCAGGGTTTCACAGCCTCTCAGATGGGAAATGAAAGCATTCAGCAGTTGCTACAAG GTGTTCCTTTGGGCAATTCAGAAGCCGATCGACAGTTATTGGAAGCAGCAAAGGCAGGAGATGTAGACACAGTAAAG AAGTTATGCACAACGCAGAGTGTGAATTGCCGGGATATTGAAGGGCGTCAGTCCACACCGCTTCACTTTGCAGCAGGATACAATAGAGTGTCTGTAGTTGAATATCTTTTGCAGCATGGGGCTGATGTCCACGCAAAAGACAAAGG TGGCCTAGTTCCTTTGCACAATGCTTGTTCTTATGGACACTATGAAGTGGCAGAACTTCTTGTTAAACATGGTGCTATTGTGAACGTGGCTGATTTGTGGAAATTTACTCCTTTGCATGAAGCTGCAGCAAAAGGAAAATATGAAATTTGTAAACTACTGTTACAG CATGGTGCTGACCCTACAAAGAAGAACAGAGATGGAAATACCCCATTAGACCTTGTTAAAGATGGTGATACAGATATTCAAGATCTCCTTAGAGGAGATGCAGCTTTGCTTGATGCTGCAAAGAAGGGCTGTTTGGCTAGGATGAAAAAATTGTGTTCCCCTGATAATGTCAACTGTCGTGATACACAAGGCCGacattctactccactccatttAGCAG CTGGTTACAACAATTTGGAAGTTGCTGAGTACTTATTACAGCACGGCGCTGATGTAAATGCACAGGACAAAGGAGGTTTAATACCTTTACATAACGCAGCATCCTACGGG cATGTAGATGTAGCAGCTTTGCTTATAAAGTATAATGCGTGTGTAAATGCTACAGACAAATGGGCTTTCACACCTTTGCATGAAGCAGCCCAGAAAGGAAGGACACAGCTTTGTGCCTTATTATTGGCCCATGGAGCTGATCCTACTCTGAAAAACCAGGAAGGACAAACACCATTAGACCTAGTCACC gcAGATGATGTTAGCTCACTCTTGGCAGCTGCCATGCCACTTTCTGCCTTGCCATCTTGTTATAAGCCTCAGGTTATAAATGTGTCTCAGAATACAGGGACGTCAGCTGATTCACTTTCTTCCATTCCGTCCAGTCCATCTAATTTGTCAGCTGCCAGTAGTCTGGACAGCTTGTCGGGTAGCTTTTCTGAACTCTCAGTTGTTAATACAAACGGTGCTGAAGGAGCCTCTAgtttggaaaagaaagaag TTCTCAATGTAGATTTTAGCATCAATCAATTTGTAAGAAATCTTGGACTTGAACATTTGATTGACATACTTGAAAGAGAGCAG ATAACTTTGGATGTCCTTGTTGAAATGGGGCACAGAGAATTAAAGGAAATTGGAATTAATGCTTATGGTCATAGacacaaaataataaaaggagTTGAGAGGCTGATCTCTGGACAGCAAG GTCTTAATCCATATCTAACATTGAATACTTCGGGTAGTGGGACAATCCTTATAGATCTCTCTCCAGATGATAAAGAGTTTCAGTCGGTGGAGGATGAG ATGCAAAGCACTGTACGAGAACATAGAGATGGTGGCCATGCTGGTGGAATTTTCAACAGATACAACATCTTAAAG ATACAAAAAGTATGTAACAAAAAGCTTTGGGAAAGATACACTCACAGGAGGAAAGAGGTTTCTGAAGAGAATCATAATCATGCTAATGAAAGGATGTTGTTTCATG gcTCTCCTTTTGTGAATGCAATTATTCACAAAGGCTTTGATGAGAGGCATGCTTACATTGGAGGAATGTTTGGAGCAGGAATTTATTTTGCTGAAAATTCTTCCAAAAGCAACCAGTATGTCTATGGTATTGGTGGCGGCACAGGTTGCCCCATTCATAAAGACAGGTCTTGTTACATCTGCCATAG